Proteins co-encoded in one Candidatus Omnitrophota bacterium genomic window:
- a CDS encoding PAS domain-containing protein, with amino-acid sequence MGNPDRYKQIVDNANSIILLMDIKGNITFLNPFGQRFFGFHQEDILGKSVIGSIVSEKDVSGNNLVEMIDDIVKNPERYSTNKNENTRSNGERVRVLWTNKAIINNDGNIEEILCIGNKII; translated from the coding sequence ATGGGTAATCCAGACAGATATAAGCAGATAGTTGATAATGCAAACAGCATCATCTTACTGATGGATATCAAAGGCAATATTACTTTTCTTAATCCATTCGGGCAAAGATTTTTTGGTTTTCATCAAGAAGATATATTGGGTAAGAGTGTAATTGGTAGCATTGTTTCTGAAAAGGATGTATCTGGAAATAATTTAGTCGAAATGATCGATGATATTGTAAAAAATCCTGAGCGCTATTCCACCAATAAGAATGAAAATACCCGCAGCAATGGTGAACGCGTAAGAGTCCTATGGACAAATAAAGCCATCATTAATAACGATGGTAATATTGAAGAAATCTTGTGTATTGGTAATAAAATTATTTGA
- a CDS encoding flippase, producing MKKKLTLFYPKCKLFLMARRRIVTHKERKIVLNNFLSLTTLQGISYILPLVVIPYLIRMIGMEKIGLIAFAQSFVQYFMILTDYGFSLSATKTISLIGEHKQKINEVFSSVMTVKFLFTTISLVVLCVILYFVPKFRNDWLIYILSFGTVIGSTLFPLWFFQGKEKMIYITVVNVISAIAYAVSIFIFVKKPADYQLVPLLTSVSSIVSGILGLYIAFRKFQIRFIIHKYDTIRQELKTGWDIFISILSVNAYTTSRIFVVGLLTNNVITGYYSIAERIANIIQTFPMDSFTRAVFPRISNVFAKNKQRAITIMYRIQDGITLGFVVSLPIVYILSPLIIKITCGLVYPEVVLALRLLLAGVFFVGANNFKVQFLLVCGKQDLYARIHVRAAILALPLLFLLVNQFSYIGAALATVLTEAGVFIVTSLIVDKLAKRISGK from the coding sequence ATGAAGAAAAAGTTGACTTTATTTTATCCTAAGTGTAAATTATTCTTAATGGCCCGCAGAAGAATCGTCACACATAAAGAAAGAAAGATTGTTTTAAACAACTTTCTTTCTCTTACTACTCTTCAAGGCATCAGCTATATCCTTCCCTTAGTCGTTATTCCTTATCTTATCAGGATGATTGGGATGGAAAAAATCGGCCTGATTGCTTTTGCTCAAAGTTTCGTCCAGTATTTCATGATTTTGACCGATTATGGTTTTAGCCTTTCTGCGACTAAAACGATCTCTCTTATTGGAGAGCATAAACAAAAGATAAACGAGGTATTTTCTTCGGTAATGACGGTAAAGTTTCTATTTACGACAATAAGCTTGGTGGTTCTTTGTGTTATTTTATATTTTGTGCCCAAATTTAGAAATGATTGGTTGATTTATATTTTAAGTTTCGGCACAGTAATTGGTAGTACCTTGTTTCCCTTATGGTTTTTCCAAGGTAAAGAAAAAATGATTTATATTACTGTGGTAAATGTAATCAGCGCTATAGCCTATGCCGTATCTATTTTTATCTTTGTAAAAAAACCCGCGGATTATCAACTTGTGCCACTATTAACTTCCGTATCTTCTATAGTTAGCGGTATACTTGGCCTCTATATTGCTTTTAGGAAATTTCAGATTAGATTTATCATCCATAAATATGATACTATTAGGCAAGAGTTAAAAACAGGATGGGATATTTTTATTTCTATTCTTTCCGTCAATGCTTATACCACCAGTAGGATTTTTGTGGTAGGCCTCTTGACTAATAACGTGATTACCGGTTATTATTCTATTGCTGAAAGGATTGCCAACATCATTCAGACATTCCCCATGGATTCATTTACCCGCGCGGTATTTCCCAGAATCAGCAATGTTTTTGCCAAAAATAAGCAGCGGGCAATAACTATAATGTATAGAATTCAAGATGGTATAACTTTAGGGTTTGTGGTTAGTCTACCAATTGTCTATATTCTTTCTCCTTTAATCATTAAGATTACCTGCGGATTAGTTTATCCAGAAGTAGTGCTAGCTTTAAGATTACTGCTTGCTGGGGTATTCTTTGTTGGTGCTAATAACTTTAAAGTACAGTTTCTACTTGTTTGCGGAAAGCAGGATTTATATGCCAGGATTCATGTTCGGGCTGCAATCTTAGCATTGCCGCTCCTGTTTCTCCTAGTAAATCAATTTTCTTACATAGGGGCAGCGCTGGCTACGGTATTAACTGAAGCAGGCGTTTTTATCGTTACATCCCTAATCGTTGATAAACTAGCCAAAAGAATCTCAGGAAAATAA
- the tilS gene encoding tRNA lysidine(34) synthetase TilS, which yields MKKFSETVKKYTLIKKGEKILVGVSGGPDSLTLLLQLVNLKPKMELVLQVAHIDHGLRKNSGTDALFVENLCKRLNIPVNIKKLGQKLVQKKGSLEEICREARLDFLIKTAKKIKADKIALGHNLDDQAETVLMRMLRGTGLSGLSGISVKRKIKGIIFIRPLLETSRSQINKYLKREGIKARLDQTNKEDLFFRNKIRHKLIPFLKNKFNPNIVEVLSNLAQSSSCDYEYLDQAAKRSLRGNNSSLNLKKIIQLHPAILRLKIRQAITCLQGDTRRISFTHIKEIEDLLFNRPTGSIVDLPKGISVQKTYNCLRLYKR from the coding sequence ATGAAAAAATTTAGCGAAACAGTTAAAAAATACACCCTAATTAAAAAAGGTGAAAAAATACTGGTTGGTGTGTCTGGAGGCCCGGATTCATTAACTCTACTTTTGCAATTGGTTAACTTAAAACCTAAAATGGAGTTGGTTCTTCAAGTGGCGCATATAGACCACGGTTTACGAAAAAATTCCGGTACTGATGCGCTTTTCGTAGAAAACTTATGCAAAAGATTAAATATCCCGGTAAACATTAAGAAGTTAGGCCAGAAACTTGTTCAAAAAAAGGGGTCTCTAGAAGAGATATGCAGGGAGGCCAGACTGGATTTCCTTATTAAAACCGCCAAAAAAATCAAGGCGGACAAGATAGCTTTAGGCCACAACCTTGATGATCAGGCAGAAACGGTGCTTATGCGCATGTTACGAGGCACGGGTTTATCCGGATTATCCGGGATATCGGTTAAACGCAAGATCAAGGGTATAATTTTTATCCGGCCGCTTTTGGAAACTTCCCGTAGCCAGATTAATAAATATTTAAAAAGAGAGGGAATAAAAGCGCGCCTTGACCAAACCAATAAAGAGGATTTATTTTTTCGTAATAAAATCCGGCACAAACTTATCCCTTTCCTTAAGAATAAATTTAATCCAAATATTGTGGAAGTTCTCTCTAATTTAGCTCAGAGTTCCTCTTGCGACTACGAATATCTTGACCAGGCTGCTAAACGCAGTTTACGAGGGAATAATTCAAGTCTTAATCTAAAAAAAATTATACAGCTACATCCTGCGATTTTACGCCTTAAAATAAGGCAGGCAATAACCTGCCTCCAAGGAGATACGCGTAGAATAAGCTTTACACACATTAAGGAAATTGAAGATTTGCTCTTTAACCGCCCGACAGGCTCTATTGTCGACCTGCCTAAAGGAATCTCAGTTCAAAAAACATATAATTGCTTGCGCCTCTACAAACGCTAA
- the ftsH gene encoding ATP-dependent zinc metalloprotease FtsH, which yields MPSQNKNKSNKNNKIKRFPFGWLLLFLMLIFLMNAFNNIPITGVPKEISYSQFYQILKNNPERIKQVAKTETILQGEYTDSSKFFVNIPENDPEMLNLMRVNLKNFEIKPARTFWITLLFNLGPILLLIFFWWMMAARGEQLGSRIMTFGKVKSKIQSKNEKATFDDVAGVDEAKEELKEVIEFLKDPKKFQKLGGKIPKGVLLVGPPGCGKTLIARAVAGEANVPFFSISGSDFVEMFVGVGASRVRDLFDQGRKAGVVSGKGAIIFIDEIDAVGRLRFSGIGGGNDEREQTLNQLLVEMDGFDSQQGLILIAATNRPDTLDPALMRPGRFDRTIIVNLPDIKGREEILKVHTRKIKLAPSVNLKSVASQTPGFSGADLANLCNEAALMAARNNKEAVEEVDLDKSVERVLMGPEKKSHIMSKKEKEITSLHESGHALLSLLLPEVNPLKKVSIIPRGLAGGYTFTPPLEDRHYWTKTELIAEITMMLGGRASEELNLSGVTTGAQNDLEVATNMARRMVTQFGMSERLGNLTLGKREGLVFLGRDIMEERNYSDQTAHIIDEEVKKIIDNAYDKAVDILKNNLEKLRLLSNSLLEKEVLSGEEVKKILGIEKSDLV from the coding sequence ATGCCTTCCCAAAATAAAAATAAATCCAATAAAAATAATAAAATTAAACGTTTTCCTTTTGGCTGGTTACTACTTTTTTTAATGCTTATTTTCTTAATGAATGCCTTCAACAATATCCCCATAACCGGGGTTCCCAAGGAAATTTCTTATAGCCAGTTTTATCAAATATTAAAAAATAATCCTGAACGTATAAAACAGGTTGCTAAAACTGAAACTATCCTGCAGGGAGAGTACACAGACAGTTCAAAGTTTTTCGTAAATATCCCGGAAAATGACCCTGAAATGCTTAACCTGATGCGTGTAAATTTAAAGAATTTTGAAATAAAACCTGCGCGAACCTTTTGGATTACATTACTTTTTAATCTTGGCCCCATCCTGCTACTTATTTTTTTCTGGTGGATGATGGCTGCCCGAGGAGAACAACTGGGTAGTAGAATTATGACCTTTGGCAAAGTAAAATCTAAAATTCAAAGTAAAAATGAAAAAGCTACCTTTGATGATGTAGCCGGTGTCGATGAAGCAAAAGAAGAGTTAAAAGAAGTAATCGAATTCCTTAAAGACCCTAAAAAATTCCAAAAACTGGGTGGTAAGATTCCAAAAGGCGTACTTTTAGTCGGGCCTCCTGGATGCGGAAAAACCTTAATTGCGCGGGCAGTTGCCGGAGAAGCAAATGTACCTTTTTTTAGTATATCCGGATCTGATTTCGTAGAGATGTTTGTCGGAGTAGGTGCTAGCCGAGTAAGAGATTTATTCGACCAGGGGCGTAAAGCCGGAGTCGTTTCAGGAAAAGGAGCAATAATCTTTATCGATGAAATTGATGCTGTAGGGCGTCTGCGTTTTTCCGGAATTGGGGGAGGTAATGATGAACGCGAACAAACACTCAATCAATTGTTGGTTGAAATGGATGGTTTTGACAGCCAGCAAGGACTGATTCTGATAGCAGCAACTAATCGTCCTGATACCTTAGACCCTGCGCTTATGCGGCCGGGAAGATTTGACCGCACAATTATCGTAAACCTTCCGGATATTAAAGGCCGTGAAGAAATACTCAAAGTGCATACCCGTAAAATAAAACTTGCTCCATCAGTTAACCTAAAATCCGTAGCCAGCCAGACTCCGGGATTTTCCGGAGCTGATTTAGCTAATCTCTGTAATGAAGCAGCGCTTATGGCTGCGCGTAATAACAAGGAGGCAGTGGAAGAGGTTGATTTGGATAAATCAGTAGAAAGAGTGCTGATGGGCCCGGAAAAGAAAAGCCATATCATGTCTAAGAAAGAGAAGGAAATCACCTCTTTACATGAATCTGGACACGCCCTACTTTCTTTATTATTACCCGAAGTCAATCCTTTGAAAAAAGTTTCGATTATCCCACGGGGCCTTGCCGGCGGATATACTTTTACTCCGCCATTAGAAGACAGGCATTATTGGACCAAAACTGAGTTAATCGCAGAAATTACAATGATGCTTGGAGGCCGGGCTTCAGAAGAGTTAAATTTAAGCGGCGTAACTACAGGGGCACAGAATGATTTGGAGGTAGCTACAAATATGGCCAGGCGCATGGTTACCCAATTCGGCATGTCTGAGAGACTGGGAAATTTAACTTTAGGAAAAAGAGAAGGGCTTGTATTTTTAGGCCGCGATATTATGGAAGAAAGAAATTATAGCGATCAAACTGCCCACATTATCGATGAAGAAGTCAAAAAGATAATCGATAATGCCTACGACAAAGCAGTTGATATTTTAAAAAATAACCTGGAAAAACTTAGGCTCCTTTCAAACTCATTGCTGGAAAAAGAAGTTTTAAGCGGAGAGGAAGTAAAAAAAATATTGGGGATTGAAAAAAGCGACCTGGTTTAA
- the folP gene encoding dihydropteroate synthase, with the protein MRIFTFSSKDEIEKIMGDIGVDPYGIKIMLPKAQTFLIRLNTVNSICANILKQEMLSLGAEAAITRGALTGKIKKTGVLMFGSFAQFKLLSQKIKSQPFGLHKLSEELNENIKNYFKDRFILPLKTSTLNLSKKTHIMGIINITPDSFSGDGLYNLNTKNYPTLALIKAQKMVSEGADIIDLGGQSSRSGVKNISIKEELIRLKPVVKLLAKKINKPISIDTTRPQVAQACLDLGAQIINDVCGLRDKRMIKVVARYRAAVVIMHMQGVPLNMQKLTTYHSLIDDIALYLKNAIDAAQNAGIKPEKIIIDPGIGFGKKCEHNLEIIKRLGEFKTLGKPILIGTSQKSFIGKILDAKIKDRSSGTLATCVMAAQNGANIIRVHNVKETKHSLKMVDAIKKC; encoded by the coding sequence ATGCGTATTTTTACTTTTAGTTCCAAAGATGAAATTGAAAAAATAATGGGTGATATTGGTGTCGATCCATACGGGATCAAAATCATGTTGCCTAAAGCGCAAACTTTTTTAATCCGCTTAAATACCGTAAACAGTATTTGCGCCAACATTCTCAAGCAAGAAATGCTTTCCTTAGGTGCCGAAGCGGCAATTACCAGAGGCGCATTAACCGGAAAAATAAAAAAGACAGGTGTTCTTATGTTTGGATCTTTTGCCCAATTTAAATTACTTTCGCAAAAGATAAAATCCCAACCGTTTGGCCTACATAAGCTCAGTGAAGAACTTAATGAAAATATAAAAAATTATTTTAAAGATAGGTTTATTTTACCTTTAAAAACATCTACTTTGAACTTAAGCAAAAAGACCCATATTATGGGCATCATTAACATAACTCCAGATTCATTCAGCGGTGATGGTTTGTATAACCTAAATACAAAAAATTACCCTACTTTAGCTCTTATAAAAGCACAAAAAATGGTATCAGAAGGAGCCGATATTATTGATTTAGGAGGTCAATCTAGCCGGTCGGGGGTAAAAAATATCAGCATCAAAGAAGAGCTTATACGGCTTAAACCCGTAGTAAAACTACTGGCTAAAAAAATCAACAAACCAATCTCTATCGATACCACCAGGCCCCAAGTAGCCCAAGCTTGTTTAGATTTAGGTGCGCAAATAATTAATGATGTCTGCGGACTAAGGGATAAGCGTATGATTAAAGTAGTTGCCCGATATAGGGCTGCTGTAGTTATTATGCATATGCAAGGAGTACCCCTAAATATGCAGAAATTAACCACATATCATTCTCTAATTGACGACATAGCCCTCTATTTAAAAAATGCCATCGATGCAGCCCAAAACGCAGGAATAAAACCTGAAAAAATTATTATTGATCCAGGGATTGGATTCGGAAAAAAATGCGAACATAATCTTGAAATCATAAAAAGGTTGGGAGAATTTAAGACGTTAGGCAAGCCTATCCTTATTGGCACATCCCAAAAATCATTTATTGGTAAAATTTTAGATGCTAAAATAAAAGATAGATCCAGTGGTACCCTGGCCACTTGCGTAATGGCTGCGCAAAATGGAGCAAATATAATACGGGTACATAATGTAAAAGAAACAAAACATTCTTTAAAAATGGTGGATGCAATAAAAAAATGCTGA
- the cdaA gene encoding diadenylate cyclase CdaA: MLINILLLYWKPVTEVIILWLFIYHILLFFVGTRAIQALRGIIILLLAFFIFQKFEFIVLDRLFRELFGISVIAILIIFQPEIRRGLATLGKGRIFKYNLKEEDLNFIVKQVSLSCENLAQNKLGALIAIEKNDSLTSYIQSGEIIDSRICADLIEAIFTPNNPLHDGGLIIQRARIASAGCIFPLTTNQEISRIFGTRHRAALGLSEETDALLIVVSEERRDISVIYRKKFYRDLGGAELELKIKEILSEK; the protein is encoded by the coding sequence ATGCTGATAAATATTTTATTATTATACTGGAAACCGGTAACTGAAGTTATTATCCTATGGCTGTTTATTTACCACATATTGCTTTTTTTCGTGGGTACACGCGCCATACAAGCCTTACGCGGCATAATTATACTTTTGCTTGCCTTCTTTATTTTTCAGAAATTTGAATTTATTGTCCTAGATAGGTTATTTAGAGAGCTTTTTGGGATATCCGTCATAGCGATATTAATCATTTTCCAACCAGAGATAAGACGAGGGTTGGCTACTCTGGGTAAAGGGCGAATTTTTAAGTACAACTTAAAAGAAGAGGATTTAAATTTTATCGTTAAGCAAGTTTCCTTATCTTGTGAAAATCTTGCGCAAAACAAGCTTGGGGCTTTAATTGCCATAGAAAAAAATGATAGCCTGACAAGCTATATCCAGAGTGGTGAAATTATAGATAGCCGCATCTGTGCAGATTTAATAGAAGCAATATTTACCCCCAACAATCCTCTTCATGATGGAGGCTTAATTATCCAACGTGCTCGGATTGCCTCCGCAGGCTGCATTTTCCCGTTGACTACAAATCAAGAAATAAGCCGGATTTTTGGGACACGCCACCGCGCAGCATTAGGCTTAAGCGAAGAGACTGATGCATTACTAATCGTAGTCTCCGAAGAAAGGCGCGATATATCTGTAATTTATCGCAAGAAATTTTATCGAGATCTAGGCGGTGCAGAACTTGAATTAAAAATTAAGGAGATACTTTCAGAAAAATAA
- a CDS encoding pyridoxine 5'-phosphate synthase yields the protein MPKLGVNIDHIATLRQARGGIIPDPVYAAYLCEKAGADSIVAHLREDRRHIQNKDIELLRENIKTKLNLEMSIARDIVKIACKIKPYQATLVPEKRKELTTEGGLDVIANSKNIFLTLKKLESSGIRVSLFIDPDKKQIDASKKIGAGIIELHTGRYADAKNNKEKERFLNQLKIAVNYAKSKELVINAGHGLDYSNSKDVARIKGIEELNIGYSIICKALYIGLFKAVKEMKELTE from the coding sequence ATGCCTAAACTAGGGGTAAATATTGACCATATAGCGACTTTACGTCAGGCCCGGGGAGGAATTATTCCTGATCCTGTATATGCGGCTTATTTATGTGAAAAAGCAGGAGCTGACAGCATAGTGGCGCACTTAAGGGAAGACCGCAGGCATATTCAAAATAAAGATATTGAACTATTACGGGAAAATATCAAAACTAAGCTCAATCTTGAGATGTCTATTGCTCGGGATATTGTTAAAATTGCCTGTAAGATTAAACCCTATCAAGCAACGCTTGTCCCTGAAAAAAGAAAAGAACTGACTACTGAGGGTGGTTTAGATGTAATCGCTAACTCAAAAAATATCTTTTTGACTTTAAAGAAATTGGAAAGTTCTGGTATCCGAGTAAGCTTATTTATTGATCCGGATAAAAAACAAATAGATGCTTCTAAAAAAATCGGAGCCGGAATCATCGAGCTGCATACCGGCCGGTATGCAGACGCAAAAAATAATAAAGAAAAAGAAAGATTTCTTAATCAATTAAAAATCGCTGTTAACTACGCAAAATCAAAAGAACTAGTAATTAATGCCGGCCATGGCTTGGATTATTCAAATTCTAAAGATGTTGCCAGAATAAAAGGAATAGAAGAGCTCAATATCGGATACTCCATTATCTGCAAGGCCCTCTACATTGGCCTATTCAAAGCAGTTAAAGAGATGAAGGAGCTGACAGAATAA
- the acpS gene encoding holo-ACP synthase: MIIGTGVDITEVRRIKQAVQKWGDDFLLRVFTESEIKNAKTKTSFYQHLAGRFAAKEAIFKAAGDKKLSWQDIQIHNDQEGKPICLFLNGSGKNINVQISISHVKTYAVANAIVAKKS, from the coding sequence ATGATTATCGGCACAGGAGTAGATATCACCGAAGTACGCAGAATCAAACAGGCAGTCCAAAAATGGGGAGACGATTTTTTACTGCGTGTTTTTACGGAAAGCGAAATAAAAAATGCTAAAACTAAAACTTCTTTTTATCAACACTTAGCCGGAAGATTCGCTGCCAAAGAGGCAATCTTTAAAGCAGCTGGCGATAAAAAACTCTCCTGGCAGGATATTCAAATTCATAATGACCAAGAAGGAAAGCCTATCTGTTTATTTCTTAATGGCTCCGGAAAAAATATCAATGTCCAGATTTCAATTTCACATGTTAAAACCTATGCGGTTGCCAACGCAATTGTTGCGAAGAAAAGTTAA
- a CDS encoding NAD(P)H-hydrate dehydratase: MRRKVKTHKGDYGHILILAGSIRFSGAALLCAESALRAGAGLVTLGTPKGLCPALISKKPKEVMILPLPETKEGTLSLAAFAKIDHFLKNADVLIIGPGLGKNKSTYALIKKIIKKTRFSMVIDADALNALNNHLGILKAHKGEIILTPHQMEMSKLFSINVNLIKKNRKLIANKCAKHYNSIIILKGHSSVVTDGNKHLYINKTGNPGMATAGSGDVLSGIVGAFLAQGLNTFRAAKYAAYIHGLAGDIAAKDKTQMGLIASDIINRIPDAIKKSS, translated from the coding sequence TTGCGAAGAAAAGTTAAAACTCATAAGGGAGATTACGGGCATATTTTAATTTTGGCCGGCTCAATCAGATTTTCCGGGGCCGCTTTACTTTGCGCTGAATCTGCCCTGCGCGCGGGAGCGGGTCTGGTAACTTTGGGCACGCCTAAAGGCCTTTGCCCGGCCTTAATTAGCAAAAAACCAAAAGAAGTAATGATTCTACCATTACCGGAGACTAAGGAAGGCACATTGAGCCTGGCAGCTTTTGCTAAAATTGATCATTTCCTTAAAAATGCCGATGTATTGATAATTGGCCCGGGATTGGGAAAAAATAAATCAACTTATGCGCTAATAAAGAAAATTATTAAAAAAACACGCTTTTCCATGGTTATTGATGCCGATGCGCTTAATGCCTTGAATAACCACTTGGGAATACTTAAAGCGCATAAAGGAGAGATTATTTTAACTCCGCATCAAATGGAGATGTCCAAGCTTTTCTCAATCAATGTTAATTTGATTAAAAAAAATAGGAAATTGATTGCTAATAAGTGCGCAAAACATTATAATAGTATAATTATCCTTAAAGGGCATAGCAGTGTTGTAACTGATGGCAATAAGCACCTTTATATAAATAAAACAGGAAATCCCGGCATGGCAACCGCAGGAAGCGGAGATGTGCTTAGCGGTATTGTTGGGGCTTTTTTAGCCCAGGGATTGAATACTTTTAGGGCAGCAAAATATGCGGCATATATTCACGGTTTAGCCGGTGATATAGCGGCAAAAGATAAAACGCAAATGGGATTGATCGCTTCGGATATTATTAACCGGATTCCGGATGCGATTAAAAAATCTAGCTAG
- a CDS encoding PAS domain S-box protein, with protein sequence MGTEIKDILPKLIENAAVMVLYFDYKGNILFCNKKTQEVLGLKEINIVGKNWLEILFKNKHETIKVNMFKAVMDDCVTYKRTKDFTCHINQRLISWSISPILNQANQVEALSLFGQDITETKERESSLKNIDDSLKNIFSGIKEYALYVINLNGFITYFGMGSETMLGWNKKDIIFKHASILHNTASETISLESILKQVRSFGKFETETELLTKNKETIPVILTVNQFLDTKGKLSGYVFIAKDITERRKLEYQIFQSEKIAALGQLSAGMAHEINNPLFVISGRLEMLKDEQLSPKVKDNLALIANQTDRIRKLVDRILKFSRKSTPMQEPIDINEVIEGVLPLIHYNKLPSAKIEIEKYFQKDMPKIKGDQHQLQEVFLNILTNAYQSMPNGGVIKIITSNLDNLYAQIQITDTGVGIPAHQLKNIFMPFFSTKNEGIGLGLSICHNIIKNHNGSIELTSQVNHGSTFTIKLPFI encoded by the coding sequence ATGGGCACCGAGATAAAAGATATCCTCCCTAAATTAATCGAAAATGCCGCAGTAATGGTGCTTTATTTTGATTATAAAGGAAATATTCTTTTCTGTAATAAAAAAACTCAGGAGGTTCTTGGGCTTAAAGAAATTAATATTGTTGGAAAAAACTGGCTTGAAATATTGTTCAAAAATAAGCATGAAACTATAAAAGTAAATATGTTTAAAGCTGTAATGGATGACTGCGTAACCTATAAAAGAACAAAAGATTTTACCTGCCATATCAACCAACGGCTTATTTCATGGAGTATCAGCCCAATACTAAACCAAGCTAATCAAGTTGAAGCGCTATCACTATTTGGTCAAGACATTACAGAAACAAAAGAAAGGGAATCATCGCTAAAAAATATCGATGATTCTTTAAAAAATATTTTTTCCGGCATAAAAGAATATGCCTTATATGTAATTAATCTGAATGGTTTTATCACTTATTTCGGAATGGGCTCTGAAACAATGCTTGGCTGGAATAAAAAAGATATTATTTTTAAACATGCCAGTATACTACACAATACTGCCAGTGAAACTATTAGTTTGGAATCTATTCTTAAACAAGTAAGATCGTTTGGTAAATTTGAAACAGAGACGGAGTTACTCACTAAAAATAAAGAAACCATCCCGGTTATATTAACCGTAAACCAATTCTTGGATACTAAAGGAAAACTTTCAGGTTATGTATTTATTGCTAAAGATATAACTGAGAGAAGAAAATTAGAATACCAAATCTTTCAATCAGAAAAAATAGCGGCTCTAGGGCAGCTTTCTGCCGGTATGGCACATGAGATCAATAATCCACTTTTTGTCATTTCAGGTAGATTAGAAATGTTAAAAGATGAGCAGCTTTCTCCAAAAGTTAAGGATAATCTTGCTTTAATCGCAAACCAAACTGACCGCATCCGCAAGCTTGTTGATAGAATCTTAAAGTTTTCTCGTAAATCAACTCCCATGCAGGAACCAATTGACATAAACGAAGTTATTGAAGGGGTATTGCCCTTGATTCATTACAACAAGCTGCCCAGCGCTAAAATTGAAATAGAAAAATATTTTCAAAAGGATATGCCCAAAATAAAAGGAGATCAGCATCAGCTACAAGAGGTATTCCTTAATATCCTTACTAACGCTTATCAATCTATGCCTAACGGAGGAGTAATTAAAATTATTACGAGCAACCTTGATAATCTTTATGCCCAAATTCAAATAACCGACACAGGAGTCGGTATTCCCGCTCACCAGCTTAAAAATATCTTTATGCCATTTTTTTCGACAAAGAATGAAGGTATAGGATTGGGTTTATCAATTTGCCATAATATTATTAAAAACCATAATGGTTCTATAGAATTAACCAGCCAAGTTAACCATGGATCAACTTTTACCATAAAATTGCCTTTTATTTAA
- a CDS encoding response regulator — MLYKILVVDDEIPVRDLFSDLFRKEDCQTVSCGSGEEALKILKNGTFDVVLLDIKLPGISGIEVLRNIREVHKKLPVVMITGFGFDEDLIAKTKEFGCSGYIGKNMPVAQIITTFKHLVKKAKEKGCACD, encoded by the coding sequence ATGCTCTATAAAATTCTGGTTGTAGATGACGAAATTCCGGTAAGAGATTTATTTAGCGATCTATTCAGAAAAGAAGATTGTCAAACTGTTAGTTGTGGTAGCGGCGAAGAGGCTTTAAAGATTCTAAAAAATGGTACTTTTGATGTAGTATTGTTAGATATTAAGTTACCAGGAATAAGCGGGATAGAAGTGCTGAGAAACATAAGAGAAGTTCATAAAAAATTGCCTGTGGTTATGATCACTGGCTTTGGATTCGATGAAGATTTAATTGCTAAAACCAAAGAATTCGGCTGTTCCGGATATATTGGGAAAAATATGCCTGTAGCGCAAATAATTACCACTTTTAAACACCTTGTAAAAAAAGCAAAAGAAAAAGGATGTGCCTGTGACTGA